In Spinacia oleracea cultivar Varoflay chromosome 5, BTI_SOV_V1, whole genome shotgun sequence, a single window of DNA contains:
- the LOC110792035 gene encoding protein FAR1-RELATED SEQUENCE 5-like isoform X2 — MCFMFLIYRSVFFRAMASEFHHSSSSSLTESNSVVDNEQYASCSNSNVAVTPEVIPILSPGGTREWIPCCSDELKPVVGMKFMSVEEGISFYKAYSKAAGFVMRKSTATKRKALDVIAFQYCLCNKAGFKEKAIVKVGGMPNVKKGEGNEDKVPIPRRRLVTRVGCKARMVMKYKNEGFYVVTEFREPHVHALYTPGCLKFQKAGRKMNILHKKMIIDNSKVNIGPVKTFRLMKELVGSYDNVGASKQDFKNFHRDLKAYIEGSDAQMFVNNFQNKKLLWSAFFFDYEVDEDEQLCKAFWADPICRKNYALFGDMVSFDTTFQTNRYNMIFGPFTGVDHHKKCVTFGAALIAHEDIVSFEWVFRTFLKAMGGNEPACLITDEDPAMKIAIPKVFQTAEHRFCMWHIMKKMPEKVGRQITQDTLFLNKICKCVWSEEIEPTEFEEKWGKVLAEFKLQDHEWLKQLYEKRQMWIPAYFRDSFLCGIMRTTSRSESENNFYTKFTNPHLTLVEFYMRFESALDAQRHTQGQFDNDSKHKHPECKTSFALEKHASKIYTVSVFYDFQEELEIGCFHCGLEEYKKENGFEIFTIREGCRIRKFDVSFNPANLDSKCMCKMFERLGIPCRHMIWVWKAKMIEYIPDAYVLNRWTSLATKTPIFDLEGNILEACVNFVDCKRMLNELWSEIHTCVSLAQGNEEDLTDLVKNLKGLRLNLEAKKSSNNHENNGSPSKATDIELLIGATLPTEIVVKPPKISKNKGTGVHVPGTGSDKRLKGDKEKAIEQSQKKKRLCRGCGELGYHDIRNCPHKVKEN; from the exons ATGTGTTTCATGTTTTTGATTTACAGATCAGTATTCTTTCGAGCAATGGCATCAGAATTTCATCATAGTTCGTCCTCATCATTGACGGAATCAA ATTCTGTTGTGGATAATGAACAATATGCAAGTTGTTCTAATTCAAATGTGGCTGTTACTCCTGAAGTAATTCCTATATTAAGTCCAGGGGGAACGAGAGAATGGATTCCATGTTGTTCTGATGAGTTAAAACCTGTTGTAGGGATGAAATTTATGAGTGTCGAAGAGGGTATTTCATTTTATAAAGCATATTCAAAAGCTGCTGGTTTTGTGATGAGGAAATCTACTGCTACAAAAAGGAAGGCACTAGACGTTATTGCTTTTCAGTATTGTTTATGCAACAAGGCTGGTTTCaaagaaaaagcaatagttaAGGTTGGAGGCATGCCAAATGTTAAAAAAGGGGAAGGTAATGAAGATAAAGTACCTATACCTCGAAGAAGGCTAGTTACTCGTGTTGGTTGCAAGGCTCGGATGGTTATGAAGTATAAAAATGAAGGTTTTTATGTGGTGACTGAATTCCGAGAGCCACATGTTCATGCTCTTTACACCCCGGGTTGTCTAAAATTTCAGAAAGCGGGTAGGAAAATGAATATTCTTCATAAGAAGATGATTATTGATAATTCGAAGGTGAACATTGGTCCGGTTAAGACTTTTAGATTGATGAAGGAGTTAGTTGGATCGTATGATAACGTTGGTGCATCCAAGCAAGATTTCAAAAATTTTCATAGAGATTTGAAGGCTTACATTGAAGGATCGGATGCCCAAATGTTTGTGAATAACTTTCAGAACAAGAAGTTGTTATGGAGTGCATTTTTCTTTGACTATGAGGTGGATGAAGACGAGCAACTTTGTAAAGCTTTTTGGGCAGATCCAATATGTAGAAAGAATTATGCACTCTTTGGTGATATGGTTTCTTTTGACACCACATTTCAAACAAATAG GTATAATATGATATTTGGCCCATTTACTGGAGTTGATCACCACAAGAAGTGTGTTACTTTTGGTGCTGCTTTAATAGCCCATGAGGACATCGTGTCTTTTGAGTGGGTTTTTAGAACTTTCCTCAAGGCAATGGGAGGTAATGAGCCAGCTTGTTTGATTACGGATGAAGATCCGGCAATGAAAATAGCTATTCCTAAAGTGTTTCAGACCGCTGAGCATAGGTTTTGTATGTGGCATATAATGAAAAAAATGCCTGAGAAAGTCGGCCGTCAGATTACGCAAGATACCCTGTTTCTTAATAAAATTTGCAAATGTGTTTGGAGTGAAGAGATTGAGCCAACAGAATTTGAAGAGAAATGGGGAAAGGTTCTTGCTGAGTTCAAGCTTCAAGACCATGAGTGGTTGAAGCAGTTGTATGAGAAGCGTCAAATGTGGATCCCAGCATACTTTAGAGATTCGTTTCTATGTGGTATCATGAGGACTACATCAAGGTCAGAGAGTGAGAACAATTTTTATACAAAGTTTACCAATCCCCATCTCACTCTAGTAGAGTTTTACATGAGATTTGAGAGTGCATTGGATGCTCAAAGACATACTCAAGGTCAATTTGACAATGATTCTAAACACAAGCATCCAGAATGTAAGACTTCCTTTGCATTAGAGAAACATGCTTCTAAAATCTACACTGTTTCAGTCTTTTATGATTTTCAAGAGGAGCTCGAGATTGGTTGCTTTCACTGTGGACTTGAGGAGTACAAgaaagaaaatgggtttgaaaTCTTTACCATTAGAGAAGGATGTAGAATAAGAAAGTTTGATGTTAGTTTTAACCCGGCTAACCTAGATAGTAAGTGTATGTGCAAGATGTTTGAGAGGTTAGGGATTCCTTGTAGGCACATGATTTGGGTGTGGAAGGCAAAGATGATTGAGTATATTCCTGATGCTTATGTGCTAAATAGGTGGACTAGTTTGGCAACTAAAACGCCAATTTTTGATTTAGAAGGAAATATCTTGGAGGCATGTGTTAACTTTGTTGATTGTAAAAGAATGTTAAATGAGTTATGGTCAGAAATTCACACATGTGTGAGTTTGGCTCAGGGTAATGAAGAAGATCTTACTGATCTTGTGAAGAATTTAAAAGGTTTAAGGTTAAACTTGGAAGCTAAGAAGAGTTCTAACAATCATGAAAACAATGGTTCTCCTAGCAAAGCAACAGACATCGAGCTACTGATTGGAGCTACCCTTCCTACTGAAATTGTGGTTAAGCCGCCTAAAATTTCAAAGAACAAAGGCACGGGGGTTCATGTTCCAGGTACAGGTAGTGACAAACGATTGAAAGGTGACAAGGAAAAGGCAATTGAGCAAAGCCAAAAGAAGAAAAGGTTATGTAGAGGTTGTGGAGAGCTTGGTTACCATGATATCCGGAATTGCCCACATAAAGTGAAAGAAAATT aa
- the LOC110792035 gene encoding protein FAR1-RELATED SEQUENCE 5-like isoform X3, with protein MASEFHHSSSSSLTESNSVVDNEQYASCSNSNVAVTPEVIPILSPGGTREWIPCCSDELKPVVGMKFMSVEEGISFYKAYSKAAGFVMRKSTATKRKALDVIAFQYCLCNKAGFKEKAIVKVGGMPNVKKGEGNEDKVPIPRRRLVTRVGCKARMVMKYKNEGFYVVTEFREPHVHALYTPGCLKFQKAGRKMNILHKKMIIDNSKVNIGPVKTFRLMKELVGSYDNVGASKQDFKNFHRDLKAYIEGSDAQMFVNNFQNKKLLWSAFFFDYEVDEDEQLCKAFWADPICRKNYALFGDMVSFDTTFQTNRYNMIFGPFTGVDHHKKCVTFGAALIAHEDIVSFEWVFRTFLKAMGGNEPACLITDEDPAMKIAIPKVFQTAEHRFCMWHIMKKMPEKVGRQITQDTLFLNKICKCVWSEEIEPTEFEEKWGKVLAEFKLQDHEWLKQLYEKRQMWIPAYFRDSFLCGIMRTTSRSESENNFYTKFTNPHLTLVEFYMRFESALDAQRHTQGQFDNDSKHKHPECKTSFALEKHASKIYTVSVFYDFQEELEIGCFHCGLEEYKKENGFEIFTIREGCRIRKFDVSFNPANLDSKCMCKMFERLGIPCRHMIWVWKAKMIEYIPDAYVLNRWTSLATKTPIFDLEGNILEACVNFVDCKRMLNELWSEIHTCVSLAQGNEEDLTDLVKNLKGLRLNLEAKKSSNNHENNGSPSKATDIELLIGATLPTEIVVKPPKISKNKGTGVHVPGTGSDKRLKGDKEKAIEQSQKKKRLCRGCGELGYHDIRNCPHKVKENCKL; from the exons ATGGCATCAGAATTTCATCATAGTTCGTCCTCATCATTGACGGAATCAA ATTCTGTTGTGGATAATGAACAATATGCAAGTTGTTCTAATTCAAATGTGGCTGTTACTCCTGAAGTAATTCCTATATTAAGTCCAGGGGGAACGAGAGAATGGATTCCATGTTGTTCTGATGAGTTAAAACCTGTTGTAGGGATGAAATTTATGAGTGTCGAAGAGGGTATTTCATTTTATAAAGCATATTCAAAAGCTGCTGGTTTTGTGATGAGGAAATCTACTGCTACAAAAAGGAAGGCACTAGACGTTATTGCTTTTCAGTATTGTTTATGCAACAAGGCTGGTTTCaaagaaaaagcaatagttaAGGTTGGAGGCATGCCAAATGTTAAAAAAGGGGAAGGTAATGAAGATAAAGTACCTATACCTCGAAGAAGGCTAGTTACTCGTGTTGGTTGCAAGGCTCGGATGGTTATGAAGTATAAAAATGAAGGTTTTTATGTGGTGACTGAATTCCGAGAGCCACATGTTCATGCTCTTTACACCCCGGGTTGTCTAAAATTTCAGAAAGCGGGTAGGAAAATGAATATTCTTCATAAGAAGATGATTATTGATAATTCGAAGGTGAACATTGGTCCGGTTAAGACTTTTAGATTGATGAAGGAGTTAGTTGGATCGTATGATAACGTTGGTGCATCCAAGCAAGATTTCAAAAATTTTCATAGAGATTTGAAGGCTTACATTGAAGGATCGGATGCCCAAATGTTTGTGAATAACTTTCAGAACAAGAAGTTGTTATGGAGTGCATTTTTCTTTGACTATGAGGTGGATGAAGACGAGCAACTTTGTAAAGCTTTTTGGGCAGATCCAATATGTAGAAAGAATTATGCACTCTTTGGTGATATGGTTTCTTTTGACACCACATTTCAAACAAATAG GTATAATATGATATTTGGCCCATTTACTGGAGTTGATCACCACAAGAAGTGTGTTACTTTTGGTGCTGCTTTAATAGCCCATGAGGACATCGTGTCTTTTGAGTGGGTTTTTAGAACTTTCCTCAAGGCAATGGGAGGTAATGAGCCAGCTTGTTTGATTACGGATGAAGATCCGGCAATGAAAATAGCTATTCCTAAAGTGTTTCAGACCGCTGAGCATAGGTTTTGTATGTGGCATATAATGAAAAAAATGCCTGAGAAAGTCGGCCGTCAGATTACGCAAGATACCCTGTTTCTTAATAAAATTTGCAAATGTGTTTGGAGTGAAGAGATTGAGCCAACAGAATTTGAAGAGAAATGGGGAAAGGTTCTTGCTGAGTTCAAGCTTCAAGACCATGAGTGGTTGAAGCAGTTGTATGAGAAGCGTCAAATGTGGATCCCAGCATACTTTAGAGATTCGTTTCTATGTGGTATCATGAGGACTACATCAAGGTCAGAGAGTGAGAACAATTTTTATACAAAGTTTACCAATCCCCATCTCACTCTAGTAGAGTTTTACATGAGATTTGAGAGTGCATTGGATGCTCAAAGACATACTCAAGGTCAATTTGACAATGATTCTAAACACAAGCATCCAGAATGTAAGACTTCCTTTGCATTAGAGAAACATGCTTCTAAAATCTACACTGTTTCAGTCTTTTATGATTTTCAAGAGGAGCTCGAGATTGGTTGCTTTCACTGTGGACTTGAGGAGTACAAgaaagaaaatgggtttgaaaTCTTTACCATTAGAGAAGGATGTAGAATAAGAAAGTTTGATGTTAGTTTTAACCCGGCTAACCTAGATAGTAAGTGTATGTGCAAGATGTTTGAGAGGTTAGGGATTCCTTGTAGGCACATGATTTGGGTGTGGAAGGCAAAGATGATTGAGTATATTCCTGATGCTTATGTGCTAAATAGGTGGACTAGTTTGGCAACTAAAACGCCAATTTTTGATTTAGAAGGAAATATCTTGGAGGCATGTGTTAACTTTGTTGATTGTAAAAGAATGTTAAATGAGTTATGGTCAGAAATTCACACATGTGTGAGTTTGGCTCAGGGTAATGAAGAAGATCTTACTGATCTTGTGAAGAATTTAAAAGGTTTAAGGTTAAACTTGGAAGCTAAGAAGAGTTCTAACAATCATGAAAACAATGGTTCTCCTAGCAAAGCAACAGACATCGAGCTACTGATTGGAGCTACCCTTCCTACTGAAATTGTGGTTAAGCCGCCTAAAATTTCAAAGAACAAAGGCACGGGGGTTCATGTTCCAGGTACAGGTAGTGACAAACGATTGAAAGGTGACAAGGAAAAGGCAATTGAGCAAAGCCAAAAGAAGAAAAGGTTATGTAGAGGTTGTGGAGAGCTTGGTTACCATGATATCCGGAATTGCCCACATAAAGTGAAAGAAAATTGTaagttataa
- the LOC110792035 gene encoding protein FAR1-RELATED SEQUENCE 5-like isoform X1, with translation MCFMFLIYRSVFFRAMASEFHHSSSSSLTESNSVVDNEQYASCSNSNVAVTPEVIPILSPGGTREWIPCCSDELKPVVGMKFMSVEEGISFYKAYSKAAGFVMRKSTATKRKALDVIAFQYCLCNKAGFKEKAIVKVGGMPNVKKGEGNEDKVPIPRRRLVTRVGCKARMVMKYKNEGFYVVTEFREPHVHALYTPGCLKFQKAGRKMNILHKKMIIDNSKVNIGPVKTFRLMKELVGSYDNVGASKQDFKNFHRDLKAYIEGSDAQMFVNNFQNKKLLWSAFFFDYEVDEDEQLCKAFWADPICRKNYALFGDMVSFDTTFQTNRYNMIFGPFTGVDHHKKCVTFGAALIAHEDIVSFEWVFRTFLKAMGGNEPACLITDEDPAMKIAIPKVFQTAEHRFCMWHIMKKMPEKVGRQITQDTLFLNKICKCVWSEEIEPTEFEEKWGKVLAEFKLQDHEWLKQLYEKRQMWIPAYFRDSFLCGIMRTTSRSESENNFYTKFTNPHLTLVEFYMRFESALDAQRHTQGQFDNDSKHKHPECKTSFALEKHASKIYTVSVFYDFQEELEIGCFHCGLEEYKKENGFEIFTIREGCRIRKFDVSFNPANLDSKCMCKMFERLGIPCRHMIWVWKAKMIEYIPDAYVLNRWTSLATKTPIFDLEGNILEACVNFVDCKRMLNELWSEIHTCVSLAQGNEEDLTDLVKNLKGLRLNLEAKKSSNNHENNGSPSKATDIELLIGATLPTEIVVKPPKISKNKGTGVHVPGTGSDKRLKGDKEKAIEQSQKKKRLCRGCGELGYHDIRNCPHKVKENCKL, from the exons ATGTGTTTCATGTTTTTGATTTACAGATCAGTATTCTTTCGAGCAATGGCATCAGAATTTCATCATAGTTCGTCCTCATCATTGACGGAATCAA ATTCTGTTGTGGATAATGAACAATATGCAAGTTGTTCTAATTCAAATGTGGCTGTTACTCCTGAAGTAATTCCTATATTAAGTCCAGGGGGAACGAGAGAATGGATTCCATGTTGTTCTGATGAGTTAAAACCTGTTGTAGGGATGAAATTTATGAGTGTCGAAGAGGGTATTTCATTTTATAAAGCATATTCAAAAGCTGCTGGTTTTGTGATGAGGAAATCTACTGCTACAAAAAGGAAGGCACTAGACGTTATTGCTTTTCAGTATTGTTTATGCAACAAGGCTGGTTTCaaagaaaaagcaatagttaAGGTTGGAGGCATGCCAAATGTTAAAAAAGGGGAAGGTAATGAAGATAAAGTACCTATACCTCGAAGAAGGCTAGTTACTCGTGTTGGTTGCAAGGCTCGGATGGTTATGAAGTATAAAAATGAAGGTTTTTATGTGGTGACTGAATTCCGAGAGCCACATGTTCATGCTCTTTACACCCCGGGTTGTCTAAAATTTCAGAAAGCGGGTAGGAAAATGAATATTCTTCATAAGAAGATGATTATTGATAATTCGAAGGTGAACATTGGTCCGGTTAAGACTTTTAGATTGATGAAGGAGTTAGTTGGATCGTATGATAACGTTGGTGCATCCAAGCAAGATTTCAAAAATTTTCATAGAGATTTGAAGGCTTACATTGAAGGATCGGATGCCCAAATGTTTGTGAATAACTTTCAGAACAAGAAGTTGTTATGGAGTGCATTTTTCTTTGACTATGAGGTGGATGAAGACGAGCAACTTTGTAAAGCTTTTTGGGCAGATCCAATATGTAGAAAGAATTATGCACTCTTTGGTGATATGGTTTCTTTTGACACCACATTTCAAACAAATAG GTATAATATGATATTTGGCCCATTTACTGGAGTTGATCACCACAAGAAGTGTGTTACTTTTGGTGCTGCTTTAATAGCCCATGAGGACATCGTGTCTTTTGAGTGGGTTTTTAGAACTTTCCTCAAGGCAATGGGAGGTAATGAGCCAGCTTGTTTGATTACGGATGAAGATCCGGCAATGAAAATAGCTATTCCTAAAGTGTTTCAGACCGCTGAGCATAGGTTTTGTATGTGGCATATAATGAAAAAAATGCCTGAGAAAGTCGGCCGTCAGATTACGCAAGATACCCTGTTTCTTAATAAAATTTGCAAATGTGTTTGGAGTGAAGAGATTGAGCCAACAGAATTTGAAGAGAAATGGGGAAAGGTTCTTGCTGAGTTCAAGCTTCAAGACCATGAGTGGTTGAAGCAGTTGTATGAGAAGCGTCAAATGTGGATCCCAGCATACTTTAGAGATTCGTTTCTATGTGGTATCATGAGGACTACATCAAGGTCAGAGAGTGAGAACAATTTTTATACAAAGTTTACCAATCCCCATCTCACTCTAGTAGAGTTTTACATGAGATTTGAGAGTGCATTGGATGCTCAAAGACATACTCAAGGTCAATTTGACAATGATTCTAAACACAAGCATCCAGAATGTAAGACTTCCTTTGCATTAGAGAAACATGCTTCTAAAATCTACACTGTTTCAGTCTTTTATGATTTTCAAGAGGAGCTCGAGATTGGTTGCTTTCACTGTGGACTTGAGGAGTACAAgaaagaaaatgggtttgaaaTCTTTACCATTAGAGAAGGATGTAGAATAAGAAAGTTTGATGTTAGTTTTAACCCGGCTAACCTAGATAGTAAGTGTATGTGCAAGATGTTTGAGAGGTTAGGGATTCCTTGTAGGCACATGATTTGGGTGTGGAAGGCAAAGATGATTGAGTATATTCCTGATGCTTATGTGCTAAATAGGTGGACTAGTTTGGCAACTAAAACGCCAATTTTTGATTTAGAAGGAAATATCTTGGAGGCATGTGTTAACTTTGTTGATTGTAAAAGAATGTTAAATGAGTTATGGTCAGAAATTCACACATGTGTGAGTTTGGCTCAGGGTAATGAAGAAGATCTTACTGATCTTGTGAAGAATTTAAAAGGTTTAAGGTTAAACTTGGAAGCTAAGAAGAGTTCTAACAATCATGAAAACAATGGTTCTCCTAGCAAAGCAACAGACATCGAGCTACTGATTGGAGCTACCCTTCCTACTGAAATTGTGGTTAAGCCGCCTAAAATTTCAAAGAACAAAGGCACGGGGGTTCATGTTCCAGGTACAGGTAGTGACAAACGATTGAAAGGTGACAAGGAAAAGGCAATTGAGCAAAGCCAAAAGAAGAAAAGGTTATGTAGAGGTTGTGGAGAGCTTGGTTACCATGATATCCGGAATTGCCCACATAAAGTGAAAGAAAATTGTaagttataa
- the LOC110792762 gene encoding protein FAR1-RELATED SEQUENCE 5-like, whose product MSCQRLSENLENHREVYDVEDEDEGTSQQVMVANQCIEEGSIIHSIDTNHSIFENLNNEQEENIDKELDGSLIGEARKTTDEIYDLYCKHAAIIGFSVLKGKNRYKEGTTIVNGKYFYCSAAGIRDPPKNKELKNEDDQSDAKKKERRKRVMITRKKCEAQIFAKKNENGDFEIEKHVVVYNHPLTREISNYLHRSERQMTEPKKEAIEAMSECGLRPMESYRYMSTETGGDDCVGHTMIDHLNYCYKLKMKQIDGKDSQTLVNKLYDIQSIDPEFFFRVRLNAEGKVECLFWRDSMMREDYKIYGDVLVFDTTFRTNKIICLGV is encoded by the exons aaaatttagAGAATCATAGAGAAGTATATGacgttgaagatgaagatgaaggcaCATCTCAGCAAGTTATGGTTGCAAATCAATGTATTGAAGAAG gTTCAATAATACATTCAATTGATACAAACCACAGCATCTTTGAAAATCTAAATAATGAGCAGGAAGAAAACATTGATAAAGAATTAGATGGCAGTTTAATTGGAGAAGCAAGGAAAACAACCGATGAGATTTATGATCTATATTGCAAACATGCTGCTATTATTGGTTTTAGTGTACTAAAAGGGAAGAatagatataaagaaggaactACAATTGTTAATGGAAAATACTTCTACTGTTCTGCTGCTGGAATAAGAGACCCTCCTAAAAACAAAGAACTAAAAAATGAAGATGATCAATCAGAtgcaaagaagaaagaaaggagaaaGAGGGTTATGATAACAAGAAAAAAATGTGAAGCTCAAATATTTGCAAAGAAGAATGAAAATGgagattttgaaatagaaaagcaTGTAGTGGTATATAATCACCCATTGACAAGAGAAATAAGTAATTATCTCCACCGATCGGAACGACAAATGACAGAACCTAAAAAAGAAGCTATTGAGGCAATGTCAGAATGTGGTCTAAGACCAATGGAGTCTTATAGGTATATGTCAACAGAAACTGGCGGAGACGACTGTGTTGGTCATACGATGATTGATCATCTAAACTACTGCTACAagttaaaaatgaagcaaattgATGGCAAGGATTCACAAACACTAGTGAACAAACTGTATGACATACAATCAATAGATCCCGAGTTCTTTTTCAGAGTAAGACTCAATGCTGAAGGAAAAGTTGAGTGCCTATTTTGGAGGGATTCTATGATGAGAGAAGATTACAAAATATATGGAGATGTTCTAGTTTTTGATACTACATTTAGAACCAATAA AATCATTTGTTTGGGTGTTTGA